The sequence TTTGTATTAGCTAATAATGAAGACAAAATATTAATCGGTACAGAAAATGCTAAATTTAAAAAAATGCATGTTAATAACATTTTATATTCTGCAAGAGCAAATCAAGGGAAAAATATTTTTATACAACAAAAAAATCAAAAAATGCAAATTTCCTTTATTGAAAAAATATCTAATTCAGAATTAGATATTTGATGTTTTCTGCAAGAAGGAATTGAGCAATATCCAGTCAAGGAATTAAATTATGCTAAAATTGATGAAGGTTTTAGTAAATCTAAAGTTGAATATTCAATAAGTACTAAATTAAATATAATACAACGAATTGACACTAAAGATTCATACTGAAAATCATTTAATAGAGAAAAAATAGATGAAATAGTCAATAAAAATCATCAATTAATTAATGATACTTTTGATCAATTAGAAGAAAAATTGCAAAAAGTTGATGAATTAGATATTAATTATTTGCTAAAAAAAATTAAGTAAAATTAAATTAGTAATTTATTTTTTAGGAGGGAAAAATGTCAAAAATAGTTGAAGTTAATATTGAAATTTCAAAAAATTCAAATATTAAATACGAATTTAATCGTGCAAAAAATAAAATTGTTGTAGACCGTATTTTAAGGGATGGATTTAGATATCCTGCAAACTATGGATATTTACAAGAAGCTTTAGATTGAGATGGAGATGAGCTAGATGTTTTGGTTTATTCTGATGAAACTTTCATGCCAGGAACAGCACTAAAAGCTAGAATTATTGGAGCTATGAAGATGATTGATGATGGTGAAACTGATACTAAATTAATTGCAGTTCACGAAGATGATTATCGTTTAGCAAACATCAATTCTTTGGAAGATTTACCAAAAAGTTGATTAGATGAAGTAGAAAAATTCTTCTCCACATATAAAAACTGAAAACGTGAAGGAATCACCACTGTTTCAGGATTTGAGGGAATTGAATGAGCAATCAAAGAATATGAAGAATGTGTTGAATTAATGTCAGAATATGGAACCATACCAAAAAAAGAATTTATTGAAAAAATGATGCAACTGCATCCAGATAAATATCAAGCTTAATTTTAAAAATATACCATTATTATTTACTGGTATATTTTTTTTACAAATATTTTAAACAAAATTAAATTCTTTTTTTCTTTTGAAAATAAATTTTTACATTTATACAATGGAGGTAAATATGGAAATTTACAAACAAGGAAAAATTGTTCATAAGAATAAAAATTATTTAATTTTGGATTCAAACTACACAGGATGATTAATTTATGTTGCATTAATTGATAGATTTCAAAAAGAAGAATATAGAAAAATTTATATTTATAAACATGAAAATGACTACGCAAAAACTCTTTATGGTTTTGATTCATTTAAAGAAAAAATTCTTTTTGAAGATTTAATATCAATTGCAGGTATTGGGCCTAAAATAGCAATGTCAATTCTAGAAAACAACTGAGAAAATATAGTAAAAATTATTGCTAGTGGTGATTGAAATAAATTATCACAATTTAATTATGTTAGTGTTAAAAGCGCAAAACAAATTATTGTAGAGTTTCAACAAAAATATGAAAAGTTTTTAAAGAATGAAAATGTCAATCTGATTAAATTAGATGAAAAAAATATAAAAATTATGGGAGAATTAGAAATTACTTTAAAAACATTGGGTTTTTCTAAAAAACAAATTGATTATGCAATAAATAAAGTACAAGTAGATCAAAATGTTGAAATAATGATAGAAAATGCTATAAAACTAATTTCTGATGCAAGAGAATTTAGAACTTAGACCTAAAAGTTTTGAAGAGTTTATTGGTCAAGAAAAGATAATTAAAAGTTTAAAAGTATTAATTCACTCAGCAAATAAGCGAAAAAAGACAATAGATCACATTCTTTTTAATGGACCACCAGGTTTAGGAAAAACTACCCTGGCAAATTTAGTTGCTCAAGAAAATAAAGGTAATATTAAATTTGCTCAAGGTTCTTTAATTGAGAAAAAATCCGATATCCTAGCTATTTTTGCATCCTTAAAAAGTAAGGATATTTTATTTATAGATGAAATTCATTCTATAAATAAGAATGTTGAAGAACTAATTTATTCTGCAATGGAAGAAGGGGTTGTAGACATCCCTTTTGGTGTGGAAGGTGAGAAAAAAATAATAAGAATGAAATTACCTGATTTTTCTATTATTGGGGCGACAACAAAATTTCATAATATATCTAAACCATTAAAGGATAGATTTGGTTATATCGCAAATTTAATCAATTATAACAATGATGAAATCTTGAAAATTTTACAAAGAAGTTCAAAAATTTTAAATATTGAAATCAGTAATGAATTTTTAAGTGAAATTGCTAATAAAAATTTATTAATTCCAAGAAAGGCGAACAATACTTTAAAAAGAGTACGTGATTTTGCTCTATTTTACAAAACAAATATTGTTACTAAAGAAATCTTGAAAGAAACATTTGAAAGTTTAGGTTTATATCAATATGGTTTATCGAATCAACACATTATTTATTTAAATTTATTAGCAAGCGAATATGAAGAAAAATGAGTTTCAATTGATACAATTGCTAATAATTTATCAATATTAAAAACTAATTTACAGGAAAATATCGAGCCACTTTTGATAAAAAATAGCTTAATAGATAGAGGATCTAGAGGTAGAAAAATCACTACTAAAGGTATTAAATATATCCTCAATTACATTAGAAACAAAAATTAAAAAAAAAAAAAAAAACAGTTTTTTTAACTGTTTTCTAAAATCATAATTAAAGTAAATTAATTCCTTGTTTTTCTGCTCTTTTAATTTCTTCTTCTGTTCAATAACTCACTTGCACTTCACCAATATGAGCCTTTTCTAATAAGAATAAGCATAATCTACTTTGACCAATACCTCCACCAATTGAAAAAGGTAAAGTTTCTTCCACTAATTCTTTATGAAAAGGTGAAAGTGACTTCAATTCTTCGGCTGGTTTTTGACTTTGAGTAATTAAAGCTTTTGAATCTACTCTAATTCCCATTGATGATAATTCAACAGCTGTATTTAAAATAGGATGATAAACAATAATATCTCCATTTAAAGTTCAATCATCATAATCTACTGCTCTAGATGATTGAACTTTTCCTGATTTTAATTTATAACCCACTCTTTTAATAAAAATTGCCTTTTTTTCTTTTGCATAAGCAACTTCCCTTTCTTCAGGGGTTAATTGGGGATATAAATCTTCTAGATCTTGAGAATCAATAAAAGTAATATCTTCAGGTAATTTTTTGCTAATTGCAGGAAATCTTTGAATGATATCTAATTCTAGTTCTTTAAATGACTCATAAATTTTTTTAACTGTTTTTTCTAGATATGCTTCTGTTCTCTTTTCTCTTAAAATATTTTTTTCTCAATCTCATTGATCTACATAAAATGAATGAAACTTAGATAAATCTTCTTCTCTTCTGATGGCATTCATATCAGCATATAAACCTTCACCTGGTTGAAAATTATATTTAGCTAATGCATATCTTTTCCATTTTGCTAATGAGTGAACAATTTCTAATTCTTTTTGGATTCCTTTAGCTTCAAATTTAACAGCTTTTTCTCCATTTAATCCATCATTTAACCCTGTTGAAGGTTCTACAAATAATGGCGCACTAACTCTTGTTAAATTTAACTTTAAAGATAAAATTTTTGGAAAATCTTGTTTGATTTTTTCTATTGCTTTTTGTGTTTCTTTAATTGATAATTTCGATTTGTACATTTTTTTCACTTTCTTTTTTAAAAAAACAAATGATCACCTATATTTACTAAGTGATCATTTGTTTTTATTTTTAATTTTATAACTATTTTTGAATAAATAAAAAACTTAATAATCACATTCTTGAAAGATTATTATTAGTATTAATATTTTTATTTATTTGTAAAAACATGTTATTAAATTTTACAACATTTTTTAAAATTGCTATCTTAACCATAAAAAATAATTAAATAATAGATATTAAATTTGGTTTTTTATTTAGATTAATAATCTATGTAGATAATAAACTTACATTAATGGATATCAAAAATGTTAATAATAATCGAAAAAAATGTATAATTAAATTTCATAATTAAAAAGCTCCAAAAAATTTCCTTGTTGATTTGTTATCTTTAAAAAATCAGAAGGAGATTTTTTCTTTTATTCAATTTTAAATTTGACAAAATTTAACAATTAGTTTATGGATTTTGCAATTTAATTTTTATTAATTCACTTTTTTGTTATAATTTATTACGCAATATATGAAGAAAATAACAGCCAAAAGCTTAATATGTTATTGAGTATATAGTCTTCTCGTTATTTTTTTTATAAAAATAATATATTGCAATTGCATATATTCAAATATGCAATTAATTGTTATTTAAATTATTCAAAGAAAGGAGAGGTCTGAAAATGAGTATTAGTTCATTAAGAAAAGCAAAAGAAAAAAAAGTTGTTGAAATTTCTTCAATTCTAAAAAATGCATCTTCATTAGTAATTGCTGAATATCGTGGATTAAAAGTTTCAGAAATTGAAGCTTTAAGACAAGAATTAAAAAACAACGGAACAAAAGCTAAAGTTTATAAAAATAGACTTGTAAAACTTGCGGTTGATCAACAAAAAGATTTAGAGAAACTTAAAAGTTTTCTTATAGGGCCAAATATTTTTGTTTTTGGTGCTGAAGATGATTTAGCTCCTGCTAAAATAGTTGCTAAATTTGCTAAAAAACATCCACACATAGTGATCAAAGGTGGAATTTATGAAAATGCAGTTGTAAATGCTGAAGAAGTTCAAAAAATTGCGACCTTACCTTCATATGAAGAAGCATTGACAATTCTTGCATCTTCATTACTAAGTCCAATAAGACAAATTGGAGTTGGTCTTAAAATGTTAGTTGATGAAAATAAAATTTTAGAAAACTAATTTATACAAATTAAAAAGGAGAAAAAATAATGGCTAAATTAACAAAAGAAGCTTTCATTGAAAGTTTAAAAGAAATGAACATTAAAGAAGTTATGGATTTAGTTGAAGCTCTTAAAGAAGAGTTTGGAATTGACCCTTCAGCTGTTGCTGTTGCTGCTGGACCTGCTGCAGGTGGAGAAGCTTCTGAAGCTAAATCAGAAGTTAAAGTTACTCTAAAAGGTGACGGAGGTAAAAAAGTTAACGTTATTAAAGCAGTTAAAGAATTATTAGGTCTAGGTCTAATGGATGCTAAAAAAATGGTTGACTCTTTACCAGTAGTTCTTAAAGAAAATATTTCACCAGCTGAAGCTGAAGAAATGAAAAAAATTCTTGAAGAAGCTGGAGCAGAAATTTCAATTGACTAATTTTATTAAAATTAATTCAAAAAAACCGTGCATTTTATAATGTGCGATTTTTTTTATCAAAAATGGAAAATTTGTGTTTTTATTAAAAATTAAAAGTATTTTTATTTTATAATTATCACAATTATGAAAAGTAGAGTTCAGAAATGACGAGATTATCGAAATCAATTAATTAATGATCCTTTTGCACATGAATCATTAATTAATTCCAACACTTTACTTAAAAAAAATATTGAACAAATGAATATTACTTTTCCAAAACTACAAAAACATCTCAAAACAAATAAATCATCTGATGATAACATCTTTGTTTTTAATGAAAAACCACATTTTCAAAAAAACTCAGAACAGCAAATTGATGATTTTATCGCAGATATTAGCAAACTAATAAAAAGTTTTAAAAAAGATCTTAGATACTTTAAAAATTTAGATCTATCTTCACATGATTTAGATTTGTTTATAGAAAAATTAATAAAAAACGAGGAAAATTAATATGAAAAAAATTAATATAGCAATTGATGGACCTTCAGGTGCCGGTAAATCTACCATTGCAAAAATGCTAGCTAAAAATTTAAATTACTTTTTTGTTAATACAGGTTCACTTTATCGTGGTCTTGCATATTTTTTACACAAAAATAAAATTGACCTCAAAAATGAAACACTAATTGAGCAACAACTAGAAAAAATAAATCTAACTTTCGACATGGAAGAAAGAATTTTTGTTAATGGCTTAAATTTAACAAAAGAATTAAGAAGTGATGAAGTATCTTTAAACGCATCTCAAATTGCACAATATTCAAAAGTGCGTGAAAAAATTGTTGAAGTTTTAAAAAAATTCGTTTCAGAAAATTCTGGGATTATCATGGATGGAAGAGATACTACTTTCGTAATTATGCCTGAAGCAGAGTTAAAAATTTTTCTTTGAGCTTCACCAGAAGAAAGAGCAAAAAGAAGAGTAATACAAAATAAAACTTTAGGTTATGAAGAAGATTATTTTCAAGTTTTAAAAGAGATTAAAGATCGTGATTTTACTGACATGAACAGAAAAACCAATCCACTTCACAAAACAGAAGATGCTATATTAATTGATTCAACAAATTTAACTGAAACAGAAGTTTTTCAAGAAATTTTAGCTTTAGCTAAAAAGAAATGTATGGAATAATATGAAAAATGTCGTTGCAATAGTAGGTAAACCAAATGTTGGTAAATCTACTTTATTTAATAAATTAATTGGTAAAAGACTTTCAATTGTTCATGATATGCCCGGTGTAACTCGCGATAGAATTTATCAAACAGTGCAATGAGTAGGAAAACAATTTGAAATAATTGATACTGGTGGAATTCAAATTGAAAATGTACCTTTTCAAGATCATATTAAAATTCAGGCCTCAATTGCCATTGCAGAAGCTGAGGTAATTATTTTTTTAGTTGATGGAAAAAAAGAATTAGATCGTGATGATTATTTCATTGTTGATATGTTAAGAAAAAGTGGTAAAAAAATTATTATAGGTGCTAATAAATTAGAAAATAATATAGATTTTGATCCTACTTTATATTCTCTAGGTTTTGATAAAATTTTTTCGATTTCAGCAATTCATAACGAAGGACTTGGAGACTTATTAGATGAAGTTGTTTCTCACATGAATTTTAATGATGAAGAAAAGGCAGAAGAATTTAAACTAGCTATTATAGGAAGACCAAATGCAGGAAAATCTACATTATTAAATTCTTTATTAAATGAAAATAGAGCAATTGTTTCACCCATCGCTGGAACAACTAGAGACTCTGTTACTGCCTTTTTAGAAATTGATCAATTAAAATATGAAATAATAGATACTGCAGGAATTAACAGAAAATCACGTTTAATTGAATCAGTGGATCACTATGCTTTAAATAGAGCGATAAAATCGCTAGATGAAGCTGACCTGTCATTAATTGTAATTGATGCTACAAATCAAATTTCTCATTTTGATGCTCGTTTAGCTGGTTATGCTTATGAAAGAAAAAAACCAATCATTTTGATTGTCAATAAATGAGATTTAGTACAAAAAGAAACTAACACAATGGTACAATATGAAAAAGAACTAAGAAAAAATTACAAATTCTTAGAATGAGCTCCAATCATTTTTATTTCTGCAATCAATGTCCAAAGATTAGATAAATTAAGAAAAAAAATTACCGATGTCCGTATAAGTCTAGAAAGAAAAATTAGAACTTCATTGCTAAATGAGGTAATTATGGATGCACAACTAATGCAGCCTGCTCCTACATTAAAAGGTAAAAAACTAAAAATTTATTACATTAAACAAATCGAAGGAAAAATTCCAACTTTCTTATTATCTGTTAATAATAAAGATTTTGCACACTTTACTTATTTAAGATATATTGAAAATCAATTGCGTGAAAATTTTCAATTTACAGGAACTCCCATCGAGTTAGTGTTGAAAAATAAACATGATAAATAACTAAAATTATAGGAAGGATAAAAATATATGAAAATATACAAAAAATATGATGAAATTCCAGAAAGATACCGTTTCGATCTTGATGATCTTTTAAAAGGACAAACAATTGAAGAACTTATTGAAAAATGAGAAAAAATACGTAGAGAAATTAATGAAGTAAAAGACAGTAAATACGATTCAAGTGACGCCTTTTTAGATTATCTAAAAAAAGAAGCAGAAGCAGAAGTTTTATTTAATAGAATTTATAACTATATTTCAAATAACTTAAATACTAATGTTGTCAGTCCAAAATTTAATAGCTTATACCAAATAATTTTTAATAAAAATGCTGAACTAGAACGTGAAGCAGGTAGTGAAATTAACAGGATCTACAAAAATGCTAAAAAACTTAAAGAATGAACAAAATTAAAAGAATTTGCAGTATACAAAAAAAATATTTTAGATATTTTAGAATCTAAAAAGTTTGCTTTAAAACCTGAAGTTGAGGAATATTTAAATTCAACTTCTAGTGGTAGACCATCACTTTCGAATGTCTTTGGAATTATTTCTGACTCTGAAACTGACTATGGTTTTGCTACTGATTCTAAAGGAAAACAACATAAAATAACTGATGGAAATTTTATAAAACTTTTAAGTTCAAAAGATCAAAATTTAAGAAAAAGTGCTTATATAAATTACTATAAAGGACAATATAAACACAGACAATCTTTAACAAGCTTGCTATTAGCTCATTTTAAAAGAATTTCTGTTGATGCCAAAGCTAGAAAATATCATTCAGCGGTTCAATCTTTAACTTGAAATGATAGAGTTGATGATAATTTATTAACTACAATTTATACTAATGTGCAAGATAATATGTCCTTAATTCATAAATTTTATGAAACAAAAGCTCAATTTTTTACTAAAAAATTTGGTAAAAAACCTCAAAAATGAGATCATCAATTAAAGCTTTTTAATGTTAAAGATACATATAAAATAGAAGAAGCTCAAAAATTGGTCCAAGAAGCTTTAAAACCTTTAGGAAAAGAATATTCTTCCGTTGTAGAAAATGCTTTTAAACAAAGATGAGTTGATTATGTTAATGTTGAAAATAAACGTAGTGGAGCTTACTCAATTGGAGCAAGTTATGGAATTGATAAAATTTATATTTTAATGAACTATGACTACACAATTAAATCAGTTTCAACTTTAGCACACGAAATGGGACACTCACTACATTCATATTATTCAAATAAAAATCAGCCTCAAGAATTGTCACAATATCCTATTTTCTTAGCTGAAATTGCTTCTGTATTTAACCAATTGATGCTAATGGATTATTTACTGCAAAATAATAAATCTGACAAATTAAGATTTTTACTTTTAGAAGAAGCTATGACAGAATTTGTAGGGACAATTATACGACAAATTCAATGATCTAATTATGAATATGAATTATATTCAGCAATGGATAAAGAGTTGCCTTTAAATTCATTTGAAGATGTTGAGCAACTTTATGAACGTGTAATTAAAAAATACTTGACAAATAAAGACCAACAAAAATTAGAAAAAGCAAAAAATAAATACGAAAATATTCGCGCTGTTAATGTACCACACTTCTATTATTCATTCTACGTTTATAAATATGCAGTTGGATATATTGCCGCCAATGCTTTCTTTCAAAAATATAAAATGCATGGTAAAACAGCTTTAGATGATTACATCAACAACTTTTTATCAGCTGGATCAAGTGATTGACCTGTAGAGATTCTAAAAAAAGCTGGAATTGATTTATATGATAAAAATATTTATCAACTTGCATTTGGGAACTTCAAATCTATGCTTGATGAGTATATTAGTTTAGGTAAAAAGCTTTTTAAAAATAAAAAATAAAATCAAAGCAATGTAGTATTGCTTTTTTGTATTTTTATAAAGGAAATTTATGATTAACATTGTTTTATATCAACCTGAAATTAGTCCTAATACAGGAAACATCATTCGAACATGCTTTGCTTTAGGTGCTCGTTTACACATTATTAAACCAATTGCTTTTGATTTACATCCTCATTGATTAAAAAGGCCTGCAGCTGGTAGATTACTTTCTGACATCGAGCATGAAGTGCATGAAAACTATCATGCTTTTGAAAAAAAATATGGTCATAATAAAATTTATTATTTAACCAGATATGGTTATATAAATTACAGTGATATTAATTTTGCGGACAAAAAACCTGAAGAAGAAATATTCTTATTTTTTGGTACAGAATCTACAGGAATTCCAAAATACATTTTACAAAAATCTTTAGATACTTGTTTAAGAATTCCTATGACTGCTCAATCCAGATCTATTAATTTAGCAAATGCAGTAGTAGTTTTAGGATATGAAGTATCCAAACAATTAGGTTTTGCTGGATTAGCAAAATATGAAACACAAAAAGGTAAAGATTTTATTATAAAAAATGAATAATACTTTAACTAATAACAAAATTAAAAATTATGCTAAATTAAAAGATAAAAAATATCGCAATCTCTGGAATTTATTTATTATTGAAGGACAACACTTAATTACAGAAGCTCAAAATTCAGAAATTGAAATATTAGATATTTTAACCTCTGATCCAAAAATGGATGGAACATTAGTTAATGAAACTATTATTAAAAAAATATCAAGTTCCATCACTCCTCCTAAAATTATTGCAATTTGTAAAAAACCACTTGCCAAAGAACTGAAAAATAAGGTAATTTTATTAGATAATTTACAAGATCCCGGTAATGTGGGAAATATCATACGTAATGCAAAAGCTTTTGGTTTTAGTGATGTTATAGTTTCTGGGGTGGATATTTTTAATCCTAAAGTAATACAAGCATCTCAAGGTGCCATTTTTCAAATTAACTGTTTTAATTTAAAAAAAAGTTCTGAGCATTTTTTGCAGACAAAATCAGCAAATTATCAAATTATTGGTTCTTTTTTAGATTTAGAAGCTCAACAAATAGATAGTTTAAAAGTTGCGGAGAAACATATTATAATTTTCGGAAATGAAGGACAGGGAATTTCAAAAAATTTAGTAAATTTCATTGACAAAAAAATTTATATTCCCATTGATTTTGAATCACTAAATGTGGCTTCTGCAGCTGCAATTATTTTATATAAGTTAAGAGGTAATTTTTAATGTTAAAAGAAGAAATAGAAACAATCATAGAACAAATTATAGATAAAAAATTTCCTGCTGTAATTAATGGTTATAATCCCTTAGATGTGGATCAATTTTTAGATACAATTACTTTAAAAATTGAAAGAATTTTATTAAAACAAGTTGAATTAGAAAAAGAAAATGAACAAAAAACTCAATTAATAAATAAATTAGAAAATAAAAATAAAATTTTAACCATTGAAATAGAAAATTTAAAAGCACAAACCAAATGAAAAAAACAGTAATTTTAAACTACTGTTTTTTTCATTTGGATTTTCATTTTTTGATTAATCCCCGCTTTTTTTCACCATCAGAAATTTTAATTCTCATGATTCTAATAATTAATTTTGCAGATAATAGCGGAATACCTATAAAAGAAGAAATTAAAATTATATTTAATATTAATGTCACTCAAATATTACCACCTGAGTAAAAAAATGGTCTTTTATAATCTAGAAAAGCATAAAATACAAGCGGGCGACCTTTTAATCAGTCAGCACCAAAATAAAATATCACAGTTAATATTCCGTACATACAAAATAAAAGCGTAGCTAATCATATTGCTTTGTAAGAGATTTTACAGTAGTGTCTTAATAAATACAAAGCAACAAAACCAGCAATTGGATTAATTCCATGAAGTAAAACAGATAAAAGTCCAGATAAGGGTTCTGTTTTTCACATTCCTATACTAACTCATGAAATTAAAAATCAGTAAACTCAGAAAGTAATTCCCATTCATGAAGTAGATAAAAATAAAAAGTTAAAAAATTTATTACCGTTTTTTTTATAATTCAAACCAAAAAGTGTTAAGGCAAGACCTAAAGCTAAATTAGAAAGAGTTGTAAAATATAGAAAAGGTGAACCGAATTTAAAAATTTGCACAAGATTATACCTGTCTCTGGCAACATTATCTTGTCTATCATCAACATTTGTATCTATTTTAAAAACAGCTAAAATAAGTGCTAAGGCTACTACTGTTAAAATAGTAACTCCCATAGCTAGAATTATATGGGCATTTCTCTTTTCGATATTTATAAACATGTTTTTAAACAAATAGTTTTATTTTATAAATGATAGTAAAAAATTTTCAAAACCGATTTGTTCTTCCACCTCCCCTTTCTTAATTGATAAATCTAAGCTGCTTAATTTAGAAATTGAATTTATAATTTTTTCTATACCTAAATTATTTAAAAAATCAGTTGCTAATTTTATTCTGTAAGCATGGATATTCAGCTGCTTTTCAATTTGTTCTTTATTAAATCCAGCTTTTTGATATGTGTAAATTTTTGAAGCTAAAATTAAAATTTGTGAAAATTGACCAATCAAAAAAATAATATTTTCATTATTTTTTGTTTCATAAATTTTTCACAAGTTTTTAATATTTAATGAGTTAATTGCGTTAGAAAATTCAAAATCATTTTCAACGTCATAATGACTAATTGATTTTTCTATTAAATTAATATCAATGTTTTTACTTTCTTGTAAAATTTTTGCAATTTCATTAGCTATTAGTTCTAAATTTGTTTTACCTAATTGATAGTATAAGCTAACAGCATTACTGTAACTAATTTTACCACCTAAACTTTCAGCAATTTTTTGAATGTAACCAATAGTAGTTTTTTCATCAGGTGTTTTTATTTCGCTAACTTTAGCATTTTTAAATAGAAATTTTATTAATTCATTAGCACTTTTTGTAATTTTTTGCTCTACATAAAAAATTATAAGTGGTTGAGAATTTTCTAGAAAAGTGATAAAATTTTTCATTGCTTTTTTATCATTTTCTTTATTAGTAATCAATCAAGGTGAGTTTTTTCAAACTACAAGCTTTTGTTCATCAAATAGGCTTACACTTGAAACGGCGTTAACAATATCTTCAATAGAT comes from Mycoplasma iguanae and encodes:
- a CDS encoding DivIVA domain-containing protein, which encodes MLKEEIETIIEQIIDKKFPAVINGYNPLDVDQFLDTITLKIERILLKQVELEKENEQKTQLINKLENKNKILTIEIENLKAQTKWKKQ
- a CDS encoding MAGa3780 family membrane protein, which translates into the protein MGVTILTVVALALILAVFKIDTNVDDRQDNVARDRYNLVQIFKFGSPFLYFTTLSNLALGLALTLFGLNYKKNGNKFFNFLFLSTSWMGITFWVYWFLISWVSIGMWKTEPLSGLLSVLLHGINPIAGFVALYLLRHYCKISYKAIWLATLLFCMYGILTVIFYFGADWLKGRPLVFYAFLDYKRPFFYSGGNIWVTLILNIILISSFIGIPLLSAKLIIRIMRIKISDGEKKRGLIKKWKSKWKKQ
- a CDS encoding TrmH family RNA methyltransferase, whose translation is MNNTLTNNKIKNYAKLKDKKYRNLWNLFIIEGQHLITEAQNSEIEILDILTSDPKMDGTLVNETIIKKISSSITPPKIIAICKKPLAKELKNKVILLDNLQDPGNVGNIIRNAKAFGFSDVIVSGVDIFNPKVIQASQGAIFQINCFNLKKSSEHFLQTKSANYQIIGSFLDLEAQQIDSLKVAEKHIIIFGNEGQGISKNLVNFIDKKIYIPIDFESLNVASAAAIILYKLRGNF
- the holA gene encoding DNA polymerase III subunit delta; protein product: MYLIHGEDSFLIKSELKKIIKKNDQNQVVYFDFDASIEDIVNAVSSVSLFDEQKLVVWKNSPWLITNKENDKKAMKNFITFLENSQPLIIFYVEQKITKSANELIKFLFKNAKVSEIKTPDEKTTIGYIQKIAESLGGKISYSNAVSLYYQLGKTNLELIANEIAKILQESKNIDINLIEKSISHYDVENDFEFSNAINSLNIKNLWKIYETKNNENIIFLIGQFSQILILASKIYTYQKAGFNKEQIEKQLNIHAYRIKLATDFLNNLGIEKIINSISKLSSLDLSIKKGEVEEQIGFENFLLSFIK
- a CDS encoding tRNA (cytidine(34)-2'-O)-methyltransferase, giving the protein MINIVLYQPEISPNTGNIIRTCFALGARLHIIKPIAFDLHPHWLKRPAAGRLLSDIEHEVHENYHAFEKKYGHNKIYYLTRYGYINYSDINFADKKPEEEIFLFFGTESTGIPKYILQKSLDTCLRIPMTAQSRSINLANAVVVLGYEVSKQLGFAGLAKYETQKGKDFIIKNE